In one window of Pagrus major chromosome 12, Pma_NU_1.0 DNA:
- the rnf170 gene encoding E3 ubiquitin-protein ligase RNF170, whose product MEDNQCGDLDYLIQDEDTLIEGVSNQVLFVVVLSIAFLAGLLTLLCRQEEQNIHPENQEHVRAVRQQLQTEQDENSQAEARQQYYTDMSCPVCLQQAVLPVETNCGHLFCGSCIIAYWRYGTWLGAINCPICRQMVTLLFPLFHEHAAPQRVQDGEAEPLLILRDINDYNRRFSGQPRSLMDRLRDVPTLLRHAFREMFSVGGLFWMFRIRILLCLVGALTYLASPLDIIPEALFGLLGFMDDFFVILLLFVYISIMYREVVTQRLNG is encoded by the exons ATGGAGGACAATCAATGTGGGGACTTGGACTACCTGATCCAAGATGAGGACACCCTCATTGAGGGTGTCAGCAACCAGGTCTTATTTGTTGTGGTGCTCAGTATCGCCTTCCTCGCAGGCCTCCTCACTCTGCTCTGCAG GCAAGAGGAGCAGAACATTCATCCTGAGAATCAGGAGCACGTTCGAGCCGTCCGACAGCAGCTCCAAACAGAGCAG GATGAAAATTCTCAGGCGGAGGCCAGGCAGCAGTATTACACAGACATGTCTTGtcctgtgtgtttacagcaggCTGTTCTGCCTGTGGAAACCAACTGTGGACACCTTTTCTGTG GCTCCTGCATTATAGCCTACTGGAGGTATGGCACCTGGCTGGGTGCTATTAACTGCCCCATTTGCAGACAAATG GTAACGTTGCTCTTCCCACTGTTTCACGAGCACGCCGCTCCTCAGAGGGTCCAGGATGGCGAGGCAGAACCTCTGCTGATATTAAGAGACATTAACGATTACAACCGCAGGTTCTCAGGCCAGCCACGCTCT CTTATGGACCGGCTGCGAGATGTTCCCACCCTGCTGCGTCATGCCTTTAGGGAGATGTTTTCCGTGGGCGGCCTCTTCTGGATGTTCAGGATCCGAATTCTCCTCTGCCTCGTCGGCGCACTCACCTACCTAGCCTCGCCGCTCGACATCATCCCAGAGGCACTTTTCGGTCTCCTGGGATTCATGGACGATTTCTTCGTCATCCTGCTCCTCTTTGTGTACATATCTATCATGTACAGAGAGGtggtcacacagagactgaacgGTTAA
- the gpn3 gene encoding GPN-loop GTPase 3 → MPRYAQLVMGPAGSGKSTYCSTMVQHSESINRSVQVVNLDPAAEHFNYPVMADIRELIQVDDVMEDHSLRFGPNGGLVFCMEYFANNFDWLEECLGHVEDDYILFDCPGQIELYTHLPVMRQLVEQLQQWEFRVCGVFLVDSQFMVESFKFISGVMAALSAMVSLEIPQVNIMTKMDLLSPKAKKEIEKYLDPDMYSMMEDNSDTIRSTKFKKLTQAICGLIDDYSMVRFLPFDCTDEEGINIVLQHIDFSIQYGEDLEVKEPKEVEEEPANLNYDELFQDKGDS, encoded by the exons ATGCCTCGTTATGCGCAGCTGGTGATGGGCCCGGCGGGCAGCGGGAAG agtaCCTACTGCTCCACCATGGTCCAGCACTCAGAGTCCATAAACCGCTCAGTTCAGGTGGTCAACCTGGACCCAGCAGCTGAGCACTTCAACTATCCTGTCATGGCAG ACATCCGTGAGCTCATCCAGGTGGATGACGTGATGGAGGACCATTCTCTCAGATTCGGCCCTAACGGAGGCCTTGTCTTCTGCATGGAGTACTTCGCCAACAACTTTGACTGGCTGGAGGAATGCCTGGGTCATGTGGAGGATGACTACATACTGTTTGACTGCCCAG GTCAGATTGAACTTTACACACACCTCCCTGTAATGAGGCAGCTGGtggagcagctccagcagtggGAGTTTCGGGTGTGTGGGGTCTTTCTGGTAGACTCCCAGTTCATGGTGGAGTCTTTTAAG TTCATCTCAGGAGTCATGGCTGCTCTGAGTGCCATGGTGTCGTTAGAGATCCCCCAAGTGAACATCATGACAAAAATGGACCTGCTAAGTCCCAAAGCCAAGAAGGAAATTGAAAA GTACCTGGACCCAGACATGTACTCGATGATGGAGGACAACTCGGATACCATCAGAAGCACAAAGTTCAAGAAGCTGACTCAGGCCATCTGTGGTCTG aTTGATGACTACAGTATGGTGAGATTCCTGCCTTTTGACTGCACAGATGAGGAAGGTATTAACATAGTGCTGCAACACATTGACTTCTCTATACAGTATGGAGAGGACCTGGAGGTCAAGGAGCCaaag GAGGTTGAAGAAGAGCCTGCGAACCTAAATTATGATGAACTTTTTCAAGACAAAGGCGACAGCTGA
- the arpc3 gene encoding actin-related protein 2/3 complex subunit 3 yields MPAYHSSLMIPETRLVGNMALLPLKTQFKGPARGDGVDSDIIDEAIYYFKANVFFKNYEIKNEADRTLIYVTLYISECLKRLQKCSSRSQGEKEMYTLGITNFPIPGEPGFPLNAMYIKPANKQEEETMRAYLQQIRQETGLRLCDRVFDSQTDKPSKWWVCFVKKQFMNKSLSAPGQ; encoded by the exons ATGCCG GCGTATCACTCAAGCCTGATGATCCCCGAAACCAGGCTGGTGGGGAACATGGCTCTGCTTCCCCTCAAAACCCAGTTCAAGGGACCAGCCAGAGGAGACG GCGTTGATTCAGACATCATTGATGAGGCTATCTACTACTTCAAGGCCAATGTTTTCTTTAAGAACTACGAAATCAAG AACGAGGCAGACAGGACGCTGATCTATGTCACACTCTACATTTCTGAATGCCTAAAGAGGCTACAGAAG TGCAGCTCCAGGAGCCAGGGGGAGAAGGAGATGTACACTCTGGGCATCACTAACTTCCCCATTCCTGGAGAGCCTGGCTTCCCGCTCAACGCCATGTACATTAAACCTGCCAACAAGCAGGAGGAAG AGACTATGAGGGCGTACCTCCAGCAGATCCGCCAGGAGACCGGCTTGAGGCTATGCGACCGTGTGTTCGACTCCCAGACAGACAAACCCAGCAAG tggtgGGTGTGCTTTGTCAAGAAGCAGTTCATGAACAAAAGTCTGTCTGCTCCTGGACAGTGA
- the ube2g1b gene encoding ubiquitin-conjugating enzyme E2G 1b has translation MTERSSLLLRKQLAELTKNPVDGFSAGLVDDDDIYQWEVVVIGPQDTLFEGGFFKATLTFPRDYPLRPPKMKFITEIWHPNVAKNGDVCISILHEPGEDKYGYEKPEERWLPIHTVETIMLSVISMLADPNGDSPANVDAAKEWREDPKGVFKKKVARCVRKSQEMAYD, from the exons ATGACGGAACGGTCCTCGTTGTTACTACGTAAACAATTAGCAG AGCTCACCAAGAACCCGGTGGACGGCTTTTCTGCGGGCCTTGTAGATGATGATGACATCTATCAGTGGGAAGTGGTCGTCATTGGGCCTCAAGACACATTATT TGAAGGAGGTTTCTTCAAAGCAACCTTAACCTTCCCCCGTGACTATCCTCTGAGGCCTCCCAAGATGAAGTTCATCACAGAAATCTGGCATCCAAATG TGGCAAAAAATGGCGATGTCTGCATCTCCATTCTGCACGAGCCTGGTGAGGACAAGTACGGCTATGAGAAGCCTGAGGAGCGCTGGCTGCCAATCCATACAGTAGAGACCATCATGCTCAGTGTTATCTCCATGTTGGCAGACCCCAATGGAGACTCTCCTGCCAATGTGGATGCAGCT AAAGAGTGGCGGGAGGATCCTAAAGGAGTTTTTAAGAAAAAGGTGGCACGCTGTGTGCGGAAGAGTCAAGAGATGGCTTATGACTAA